A window of Argopecten irradians isolate NY chromosome 1, Ai_NY, whole genome shotgun sequence contains these coding sequences:
- the LOC138323867 gene encoding uncharacterized protein, which translates to MATGDKLMREISDQFLHCKICFEPFKNPKTLICLHTFCIDCLQQHVDSEGSRSRFSLYNRYVTCPICRRKTEIPTGGIRRLPDNFLLSNLTEIIDRRRPSKIPPCEICHTVRKRSNEACAKCLDCSKLLCKSCVTLHRETKVTQHHSLIDVEGEKDIECKSHPEENVRFYCEPCDTCICIVCTFQEHRDHDICSFSDGYVKYKASMQGLLDKSKGRITDINDRIEAINKCENGMKRTRENIRDLAISYIQQVRSTERELLKSVDEYFGENVTDFLKHREWLQENVDELQSATNLTEIIMRDRGVELLLLKREMETKLHSLMEPSLPTLPSDDMIDIHFNPGSVTFGSLSFQEDPNKDQNGFLTNGDYKSDSSLEKSPSKPELVTSDTQTDPVGEEAVPVKERPIKTRDVDVITNGHGEDTVDRSSSRKRRSTDHAVSNGVKVSVQTCNQETSTAVTSSDVALNTQTVPMIHKGLQVYSDPGTPGSGICAKCCEDLSTTAPFVAEAPKIQDIIVLNTTDNDSRESRRRRRLLIRSKRVQTDLSMTGGNLSEDKSKSLPMLNQMPNRSLSCDDTSFSRPEMRTIALDPINCDEPGRRHRRRMRDKTTMTVEETKPIVETCDATTYTYPSRLRSFGTCTRVELSTVDTQTFRVNQISRSMGTDYAGQTDQCIGTNMVNMIDSETTMQPIVHDNKCTWTEALNTSERSMCTDNCETTETSVETMKPEVCDQGFQITPVTVDSDTSPMPIPQRDQTMQVSIDELEPPSASPNRKSWHAGTSIFSKLFKSKGASASNSEQDIPTSVSRDVQTQDACTETMSVLLCDKETVTPKKTTSDNWTITPMPVMVNTGISPTRPATMETGVETTKITSMDQATYTETKQYKDSETETIVVVQDNETLTERVKMQDAQTSVQIPQETDETNTDPVILKDANMSTDHDWYEKLKPVSSSVWTETLPPDVMTSSTNTVAVQNSDISTNISSEELVPRMDNSTTTIPTNTQERGTMALSFGQTVTPLIDVNTQTSEICFIDKSVSTSAELETIEKDDVECTDMATSTESLPYIGLMSEVEGDELFLIPESAFDLASSEPMDDDRDPIEMIDDCTTTDLVPLAETSSQTVISSAWQYEDPDEDQLSDLIKKEKDGKVLFDVGINTIPKLTFEKQTSTMVRRSFSRGTMTLDLAKCDKATSTFSHTRHIAETCFGQKSPGDVAHKVSSTCTTETVDMATNTDSSLMDERMAACISKLRNVSERLQSPTGKVAPDYPWKRSDSTSSSERSLMTDSFIKDGDLSPRHTSSDDERRKNILELVAQTESMNKSKDAKHDSMPGRKAQPITTLKGKLAPPMDDPEQKSKSLPREYSDGSPKLSGRVSPSRLPLLRFHSAPGRIATVPNKSMAKISVPPGCKIPVCHPGGAEGDNVNETVIVKPKQQKAPLPAITESNTPPSDSGSGASFVSALSENSNDGNIDFASLRINVPPNRMSPCTFLTVPEQEMPDVVLENIDNANPEDQDDKKPAGFMQKLFSKNSKKKKVPSDQRQARQKLQQQQQQQPPPPPPRHSSGKKFVKPPATEQPKPKSPKPRKKQAFVYVRQRMFSIQQDNVEDLKDSKKEASAKSTQAGGEKKKSGTKSQPKQSKSESDRPPSQYDNL; encoded by the coding sequence ATGGCTACCGGTGATAAATTGATGCGCGAGATCAGCGACCAGTTTCTACACTGTAAGATCTGTTTTGAGCCATTTAAGAACCCTAAAACGTTAATATGTTTACATACGTTCTGTATCGATTGTCTTCAGCAACACGTGGACTCCGAGGGGTCGCGATCTCGATTTTCTCTTTACAACCGATACGTCACCTGTCCAATATGTCGCCGAAAAACAGAAATTCCGACAGGAGGAATACGACGACTTCCGGACAACTTCCTGTTGTCAAATCTGACAGAAATCATCGACAGAAGACGGCCTTCAAAAATCCCGCCGTGTGAAATATGTCACACTGTTCGAAAACGTTCAAACGAGGCATGCGCAAAGTGTCTTGACTGTTCAAAACTTTTGTGCAAGTCTTGTGTGACCTTGCACCGTGAGACCAAGGTCACACAGCATCACAGTTTGATAGACGTGGAGGGTGAGAAGGATATCGAGTGTAAGTCCCACCCCGAGGAAAACGTGCGATTCTACTGTGAACCATGCGACACGTGTATATGTATCGTCTGCACGTTTCAAGAACACCGTGATCACGACATATGTTCTTTCAGTGATGGATATGTCAAATATAAAGCTTCTATGCAAGGTTTGTTGGATAAGTCGAAAGGTAGAATTACGGACATAAACGATCGTATAGAAGCCATAAACAAATGTGAAAACGGCATGAAGAGAACACGCGAGAATATACGAGATTTAGCGATAAGTTACATCCAGCAAGTTCGGTCTACAGAAAGAGAATTGCTGAAAAGTGTTGACGAGTATTTTGGAGAAAATGTCACCGATTTTCTCAAACACCGTGAATGGCTACAAGAGAACGTAGATGAACTTCAAAGTGCTACGAACTTAACCGAAATTATAATGAGGGACAGAGGAGTGGAACTGTTACTTTTAAAACGTGAAATGGAGACTAAACTACATTCACTGATGGAGCCGTCCCTACCTACACTACCCTCTGACGATATGATAGACATACATTTTAACCCAGGCAGTGTCACGTTCGGCTCTCTATCATTCCAAGAGGACCCAAACAAAGACCAAAATGGTTTCCTCACGAACGGGGattataaaagtgatagttcgCTAGAGAAGTCACCGTCCAAACCAGAACTTGTTACGAGTGACACACAGACGGATCCAGTAGGCGAAGAGGCCGTGCCAGTCAAAGAACGTCCGATTAAAACACGTGATGTTGATGTCATAACTAACGGGCACGGTGAAGACACTGTCGATAGGTCTTCCTCGCGGAAACGGCGGTCAACTGACCACGCGGTCAGCAACGGCGTGAAAGTGTCCGTACAGACATGTAATCAGGAGACTAGTACAGCTGTGACGTCATCAGATGTTGCACTGAATACACAGACAGTGCCAATGATTCACAAAGGACTTCAAGTGTATAGCGACCCGGGCACGCCGGGATCAGGTATTTGTGCCAAGTGTTGTGAGGACTTGTCAACAACTGCACCATTCGTTGCTGAAGCGCCAAAAATACAGGACATAATCGTCCTGAACACTACGGACAATGACAGTCGGGAGTCAAGGCGACGCAGACGTCTACTTATACGTAGTAAACGCGTACAGACAGACCTCTCAATGACGGGAGGCAATTTGTCAGAGGATAAATCAAAGTCACTTCCGATGCTGAACCAAATGCCAAATAGAAGTCTGTCTTGTGATGATACGTCGTTTTCTCGACCGGAAATGCGGACCATCGCCCTGGACCCCATCAACTGCGATGAACCAGGAAGGAGACATCGTCGTCGGATGCGCGACAAGACAACTATGACTGTGGAAGAAACCAAACCGATAGTTGAAACATGTGACGCCACTACGTACACATATCCGTCTAGACTGCGAAGTTTTGGTACGTGTACCCGCGTAGAGCTGAGCACAGTTGATACTCAGACATTTAGAGTTAATCAGATATCCCGATCGATGGGCACGGACTATGCCGGACAGACTGACCAATGTATAGGTACAAACATGGTTAATATGATTGACAGTGAGACGACCATGCAGCCAATCGTACACGACAACAAGTGCACGTGGACCGAGGCCCTTAATACGTCAGAACGGTCAATGTGTACGGATAACTGTGAAACGACAGAAACGAGTGTCGAGACTATGAAACCGGAAGTATGTGATCAGGGATTCCAGATAACTCCTGTTACAGTGGATTCCGATACTAGTCCAATGCCGATACCACAAAGGGACCAAACTATGCAGGTATCTATAGACGAACTTGAGCCGCCGTCTGCAAGTCCCAATAGAAAATCATGGCACGCGGGGACcagtatattttcaaaattgtttaagAGTAAAGGCGCTAGCGCTAGTAACAGTGAGCAAGACATCCCGACATCCGTGTCTAGGGATGTTCAGACACAGGACGCGTGCACGGAGACCATGTCCGTTCTTCTGTGTGACAAGGAGACGGTTACTCCAAAGAAAACAACATCCGATAACTGGACAATAACACCAATGCCGGTGATGGTCAATACAGGGATTTCACCAACACGTCCGGCCACAATGGAAACTGGAGTGGAGACCACCAAAATAACTTCCATGGACCAAGCTACATACACAGAGACTAAACAGTACAAAGACAGTGAAACGGAAACCATAGTGGTTGTGCAAGACAACGAAACTTTGACTGAGAGGGTAAAAATGCAAGACGCTCAGACGTCTGTTCAAATACCGCAAGAAACGGACGAAACTAACACAGATCCTGTGATACTGAAGGACGCCAATATGTCAACAGATCACGACTGGTATGAGAAACTCAAGCCGGTGTCATCCTCTGTATGGACAGAGACATTACCACCTGACGTTATGACGAGTAGTACCAACACGGTAGCCGTGCAAAACTCGGATATATCAACAAACATATCGTCAGAGGAGCTAGTGCCGCGAATGGACAACTCGACCACAACAATACCGACCAATACTCAAGAGAGAGGCACGATGGCTCTTTCATTTGGACAGACGGTCACCCCACTGATCGACGTTAATACTCAGACGTCAGAAATATGTTTTATCGACAAATCTGTCTCTACCTCGGCGGAGCTAGAAACTATAGAGAAAGACGACGTGGAATGTACGGACATGGCGACATCTACGGAATCTCTACCTTACATCGGCCTGATGAGTGAGGTAGAAGGCGATGAACTCTTCCTTATACCAGAGTCCGCTTTCGATCTTGCGTCAAGTGAACCTATGGATGATGATCGAGATCCCATAGAAATGATCGACGACTGCACGACGACAGATCTGGTTCCCCTCGCCGAGACCTCGTCACAGACTGTCATATCGTCAGCATGGCAATATGAGGACCCGGACGAAGATCAGCTGTCGGATCTCATTAAAAAGGAGAAAGATGGCAAAGTGCTTTTTGACGTTGGCATTAATACGATTCCTAAACTAACTTTCGAGAAACAAACATCTACAATGGTGAGACGAAGTTTCTCTAGAGGAACCATGACTTTAGACCTTGCCAAGTGCGATAAAGCGACAAGTACATTCAGTCACACGCGCCATATAGCCGAGACCTGCTTTGGTCAGAAGTCACCTGGTGATGTGGCTCATAAGGTCTCATCTACATGTACAACCGAAACGGTCGACATGGCAACCAATACGGACTCATCTCTTATGGATGAGAGAATGGCTGCCTGTATTTCGAAATTACGCAATGTGTCTGAAAGGCTTCAAAGCCCAACCGGAAAGGTTGCTCCCGACTACCCATGGAAGCGATCAGACAGCACTTCTTCTTCCGAACGATCGCTGATGACAGACTCTTTCATTAAAGATGGAGATCTGTCACCGCGACATACTTCATCAGACGATGAACGCCGGAAGAACATCCTTGAATTAGTAGCACAGACGGAGTCAATGAACAAGTCAAAAGATGCGAAACATGACAGCATGCCGGGAAGGAAAGCTCAACCTATAACAACACTAAAAGGTAAACTGGCTCCCCCAATGGATGATCCGGAGCAGAAATCGAAAAGTTTACCTAGGGAGTACTCGGATGGGTCTCCAAAGCTGAGCGGCCGAGTCAGCCCGAGTCGTCTCCCATTGCTCCGCTTTCACTCCGCTCCTGGTAGGATAGCCACGGTCCCTAATAAGTCTATGGCTAAGATTAGTGTACCACCGGGGTGTAAGATTCCCGTGTGTCACCCGGGCGGGGCAGAAGGGGATAATGTTAATGAAACAGTCATTGTGAAGCCAAAACAACAGAAGGCGCCACTGCCAGCCATTACCGAATCAAACACTCCGCCGTCAGACTCCGGATCGGGCGCTTCGTTTGTGTCTGCTCTGTCTGAGAATTCAAACGACGGAAACATTGATTTCGCGTCACTTCGGATCAATGTCCCTCCAAATCGAATGTCTCCATGTACTTTCCTAACCGTACCGGAACAGGAAATGCCAGACGTGGTTCTAGAAAATATCGACAATGCTAATCCGGAAGATCAAGACGACAAGAAACCCGCCGGTTTCATGCAAAAGCTTTTCTCCAAAAATTCTAAAAAGAAAAAGGTTCCGTCTGATCAAAGACAAGCTCGGCAAAAACTTCAACAGCAACAGCAGCAACAACCGCCACCACCTCCTCCTCGGCATTCCTCAGGCAAGAAGTTTGTTAAACCTCCTGCCACTGAACAACCGAAACCAAAATCGCCGAAACCGCGAAAGAAACAGGCTTTTGTGTATGTACGGCAGAGAATGTTTTCTATACAACAGGATAACGTGGAGGACTTAAAAGATAGCAAAAAGGAGGCAAGTGCCAAATCTACACAAGCGGGTGGTGAGAAGAAGAAATCGGGGACCAAATCCCAACCGAAACAGTCCAAGTCTGAAAGTGACCGTCCACCTTCCCAGTACGACAATCTGTAA